A region from the Wansuia hejianensis genome encodes:
- a CDS encoding DUF362 domain-containing protein, giving the protein MARVITDECVSCGTCVGECPVDAISEGDGKYEIAADTCVDCGACEDACPTGAIVAE; this is encoded by the coding sequence ATGGCACGTGTAATTACCGATGAATGTGTATCTTGTGGAACCTGCGTAGGCGAATGTCCTGTTGACGCTATCAGCGAGGGTGACGGAAAATACGAAATCGCTGCTGATACCTGCGTAGACTGCGGCGCTTGCGAAGACGCTTGTCCGACAGGAGCTATTGTTGCTGAATAA
- a CDS encoding GNAT family N-acetyltransferase, whose product MNPMIKTIEDLSLNAWPSHQIQIYDGWLLRFSYFYTHRTNSVEQIGLSAIPIDEKISYCEDVYRKWGTPAVFKISPLVAPDFDRLLARKGYMTQHTTNVMTHCFKDVPHQEDGITVDTSAFIPSTWIDALFALKGTTNVMHRLVVPSMYRAIPKETICASIHDGSRIVATGLGILDRDFIGVYAIHVHPDYRRKHYASAICRTILAGGYRKGAKHAYLQVVEDNESAIRLYESLGFSYLYKYWFRLKYFY is encoded by the coding sequence ATGAATCCAATGATAAAGACTATTGAAGACCTGTCACTCAACGCCTGGCCTTCCCACCAGATTCAGATCTATGACGGCTGGCTTTTACGTTTTTCTTATTTTTATACACACCGGACAAACAGCGTGGAACAAATTGGCCTCTCTGCTATTCCCATCGATGAGAAGATCTCCTATTGTGAGGATGTCTACCGCAAATGGGGCACCCCGGCCGTTTTTAAAATATCTCCTCTTGTAGCGCCGGATTTTGACAGGCTCCTGGCTAGAAAGGGGTATATGACACAGCACACTACCAACGTGATGACGCATTGTTTTAAAGATGTGCCGCATCAGGAAGATGGAATCACTGTAGATACCAGCGCTTTTATACCGAGTACCTGGATTGACGCGCTGTTTGCGCTGAAGGGGACCACCAATGTCATGCACCGCCTCGTGGTGCCTTCTATGTACCGTGCGATACCCAAGGAAACCATATGCGCATCCATTCACGATGGAAGCAGGATTGTCGCCACAGGACTGGGCATACTGGACAGAGACTTCATTGGAGTCTATGCGATCCACGTACATCCTGACTACCGCAGGAAACACTATGCCAGCGCCATATGCCGGACTATACTGGCAGGCGGTTACCGGAAGGGAGCCAAGCACGCTTATCTGCAGGTGGTGGAGGATAACGAATCGGCCATCAGGCTTTACGAATCCCTGGGATTTTCCTATCTGTATAAATACTGGTTCCGTCTTAAATACTTTTACTAA
- a CDS encoding DUF1858 domain-containing protein, translating to MAKVTKDMTIGELLQVDNNIAGILMRAGMHCLGCPSAQAESLEEAAMVHGLDADVLEAQINDYLGA from the coding sequence ATGGCAAAAGTAACCAAAGATATGACTATCGGAGAATTACTTCAGGTGGATAATAATATTGCAGGAATCTTAATGAGAGCAGGTATGCATTGTCTGGGATGCCCCTCTGCGCAGGCAGAGTCTCTGGAAGAGGCAGCAATGGTTCACGGCCTGGACGCAGATGTCTTGGAGGCACAGATCAACGATTATCTGGGAGCCTGA
- a CDS encoding amidohydrolase family protein gives MMKELLLRDYRPITRLRLEEHCPGRPKYPAIDGHAHFGRLGLGEHYEEAYDTGEAVAAYRELGIERAVNLDGESGPYLDRMLKKMEGYEDFFILFGNVEVERLDDAGFDGYVYRTLCESKRKGVRGLKFWKNLSLGILDQTGSYIPLNDRRLSPVWQYAAQLGMPVLLHVGDPEAFFSPVTPQNERYEELQAHPEWSFCREGLYSFEELMEQQEQMVADNPETVFIIAHFGSWAENLKEVARWMDTYPNFNVDIAERIAELGRQPYSSRRFFEKYSDRIIFGTDSMPGHMLQRINYRFLETEDEYFDYSYEGVPPQGRWKIYGLGLQDSVLEKIYSKNIQRILSWPCTTGQKVL, from the coding sequence ATGATGAAAGAATTGCTGCTGAGAGATTACAGGCCAATAACCCGCCTCCGCCTTGAGGAGCATTGCCCGGGAAGGCCGAAGTATCCGGCTATTGACGGGCACGCTCATTTCGGCCGCCTGGGATTGGGAGAGCATTACGAAGAGGCTTATGATACCGGAGAGGCCGTGGCGGCTTACCGGGAGCTGGGAATTGAGCGGGCGGTCAACCTGGACGGCGAAAGCGGGCCTTATCTGGACCGGATGCTGAAGAAGATGGAGGGATATGAGGATTTTTTTATCCTCTTCGGGAATGTGGAGGTTGAGCGCCTGGATGATGCGGGGTTCGACGGATACGTCTACCGGACGCTCTGCGAGAGTAAGAGAAAGGGCGTGCGGGGGCTGAAATTCTGGAAAAATCTTTCTCTGGGAATATTAGATCAGACGGGAAGCTATATCCCTCTGAACGACCGGCGCCTGTCCCCTGTCTGGCAGTATGCGGCACAGCTGGGGATGCCTGTGCTTCTGCATGTGGGGGACCCGGAAGCCTTTTTTTCGCCGGTCACGCCTCAGAATGAGAGATACGAGGAGCTTCAGGCCCATCCGGAATGGTCCTTTTGCAGAGAAGGATTGTATTCTTTTGAAGAACTGATGGAGCAGCAGGAGCAGATGGTGGCAGACAATCCGGAGACAGTGTTCATCATTGCGCATTTTGGCTCATGGGCAGAAAATCTGAAGGAGGTGGCCCGCTGGATGGACACTTATCCCAATTTTAATGTGGATATTGCGGAAAGGATTGCCGAGCTGGGACGGCAGCCCTATTCCTCCAGGCGGTTTTTTGAAAAGTATTCAGACAGGATAATATTCGGGACAGACAGTATGCCTGGCCATATGCTTCAGCGTATTAATTACCGTTTTTTGGAGACAGAGGACGAATACTTCGATTACAGCTATGAAGGGGTGCCTCCCCAGGGCCGCTGGAAAATCTACGGATTGGGACTGCAGGACAGCGTGCTCGAAAAAATATACAGTAAAAATATCCAGCGTATCCTTTCTTGGCCTTGCACAACCGGTCAAAAGGTATTATAA
- the rpsJ gene encoding 30S ribosomal protein S10: MASQVMRITLKAYDHQLVDASAAKIIETVKRNGSTVSGPVPLPTKKEVVTILRAVHKYKDSREQFEQRTHKRLIDIITPTQKTVDALSRLEMPAGVYIDIKMKSK, from the coding sequence ATGGCAAGTCAAGTAATGAGAATCACCCTGAAAGCGTATGATCATCAGTTAGTAGATGCATCCGCAGCAAAAATCATCGAAACGGTAAAGAGGAACGGATCAACGGTGAGTGGACCGGTGCCGCTGCCCACGAAAAAAGAGGTAGTAACCATCTTAAGAGCAGTCCACAAGTACAAAGATTCCCGTGAGCAGTTTGAGCAGAGAACACACAAGAGACTGATTGACATCATCACTCCTACACAGAAAACAGTTGATGCTCTCTCCAGGCTGGAAATGCCGGCAGGTGTCTATATCGACATCAAGATGAAGAGCAAGTAA
- a CDS encoding helix-turn-helix domain-containing protein, giving the protein MEQTIYPVAEAVKILGEKSSALRYWEEQFGLDIRRNPKGNRCYSTEDIQIFLCIQELKKKGYQLKEIKEVIPLLMQAAAPEEDKDRQLRFYEVLDRLMQELKRQRRQEDRYKRVDEAIRQHQIARKQVAVTEEQKRQKGKKKKKTSRKALR; this is encoded by the coding sequence ATGGAACAAACCATTTACCCAGTGGCGGAGGCCGTCAAAATACTCGGCGAGAAATCATCAGCGCTACGGTACTGGGAAGAGCAGTTTGGACTGGACATAAGAAGAAATCCCAAGGGGAACCGATGCTACAGTACAGAAGATATTCAGATTTTTCTGTGCATACAGGAGTTAAAGAAAAAGGGATATCAGCTGAAGGAGATTAAAGAGGTGATTCCGCTGCTTATGCAGGCGGCCGCACCGGAAGAGGACAAGGACAGGCAGTTGAGGTTCTATGAAGTTTTAGACCGGCTGATGCAGGAGCTGAAACGCCAGAGACGGCAGGAAGACAGGTATAAACGGGTAGATGAGGCGATCAGGCAGCACCAGATAGCCAGGAAGCAGGTGGCGGTGACGGAAGAGCAGAAAAGACAGAAGGGAAAAAAGAAGAAAAAGACCAGCAGGAAAGCGCTGCGTTAA